The genomic stretch TCTAAAGGCTTGAATTTTTTTAATAATGGTTAGTGTTCCTGTTTCCATCAAAATAAAAGGAGGAGAGCTACACATCATCAGCGCATGTAAAACAAAGGCTTCATTTTCTACAACTTCAATAAATGTATCTGTATCACCGTTTTCTAGTGCAAATGCTAATTTTTGAAGGTTGGAGTGAGCCAGTTCATAACGAGTTTTGGCAAATGGATTCGTTTCCATAAGCGCATGACCTGCACGACTAGAAACACTTTTTTCTTCTGCTGAAACTATCAGAATCGTATCTTGATAATTTTGAAAAATATCGTGGATAGGTAAAGTATAAGGACTTGCCCAAAGGTCAGACGAATCTTTTACCACATCTGTTTTTCCCCACGTTGTGATGGGAATGTTTGAATAAACAGAACGAGCCGCACTTCCAGAACCCAAACGAGCCAAATAGGAGGCTTTTTGATAAAATTCTTCTGTGTTTTGAAGTGTATTTAACAGTCTTTTTTCCAAATCGCACAAGCAAAGAGCCAAAGCTGCCATACTAGAAGCTGACGAAGCAATCCCAGCCGAGTGAGGAAAGGAATTTTGAGAGTATATTTTGAGATGAACAAAACCCAAATAAGGCTGTGTAGGCAACAGACTTTCTAAAAACTTACGTATTTTTTGTTCAAATTTTTCGTTTTTCTTGTTTTCAAACCAAAACTCTAAAGAAATTTCAGATTTAGACTCTGTTTCGTTTTTGGTTTGATAGTCTAGTTTTGTTTCTGTAAAAGCATTGGTAAGCGTAAAACTAAGAGAAGGATTGTTGGGAAGCTGTACGCCATGTTTGCCCCAATATTTTATCAGAGCAATATTTGAGGGACTTCTGTGAGTAATTATTCCTTTTTTTTCTTCTTTTAAAAGAGAAGTTTCCTTAAAAAAATGGTTGTCTGTTACAGAAAAATTCATAAGCAAATGAGGTAGTGATTAATTTTTAGCGATTAATTAAATGCCTATTTGCAGTTAATTAAACAAAACAAAAGCACAAAGGTAATTATCAAAATGGATAAATACTTTTTTATATAAAATGTTTTGAGGAAATTATAGAAGGAACAAAAATAAATGAAAATATTTTGAATCAGAATTTCTTCAAAATAAAACAAAATTTCTCAGTAGTAGTCTGTTGTGTATTTTATAAGGTTTTGTGTATATTTCCGTTATAAAACTATAAAATTCTTAAAGGTTATAGTAGCATTGAGGCAAAATTATAAATATATATTCGATTTTATGAATCATTTTTTTTCT from Bernardetia sp. encodes the following:
- a CDS encoding diphosphomevalonate/mevalonate 3,5-bisphosphate decarboxylase family protein, producing MNFSVTDNHFFKETSLLKEEKKGIITHRSPSNIALIKYWGKHGVQLPNNPSLSFTLTNAFTETKLDYQTKNETESKSEISLEFWFENKKNEKFEQKIRKFLESLLPTQPYLGFVHLKIYSQNSFPHSAGIASSASSMAALALCLCDLEKRLLNTLQNTEEFYQKASYLARLGSGSAARSVYSNIPITTWGKTDVVKDSSDLWASPYTLPIHDIFQNYQDTILIVSAEEKSVSSRAGHALMETNPFAKTRYELAHSNLQKLAFALENGDTDTFIEVVENEAFVLHALMMCSSPPFILMETGTLTIIKKIQAFRRETNIPICFTLDAGANVHVLYPNKYKKECLDFIDKKLKPFCFEGKYLKDHVSNQ